The segment CCGTTTATTGATGGCGGAAGAATGGTTGCACCACGTGGCGGTTTCTTTGACACCGATGGTAAATGGGCAGTGGAAGGAGAAGGCATTGCTCCGGATATTGAAGTGTTTTATGATCCCAAAGCATTGATTGAAGGAAGAGATCCGCAACTCGAACGGGCTGTGCAGGAAGCATTGAAATTATTGAAGACTGAAGGAATCGAATTGAAAAAAGAACCGGCAGCACCGATACGTTACAAGCGACCATCTTAATTTTAATTAGGTAAATTGAAAAAATCCCCTCGTTGCTGAGGGGATTTTTTTGTGTTATGCAACCGATGTCGATCTTATTTGATTTTCATTTAATGAAATAAAAACATTGTTTCTTTGTTTCCTCAATTTACTTCAATGCTTACTGAAACACTGGCAACTATTTTCCAACGGGATCTTACAAAACTCTACTCTGAAATTGAACAATATAAAAATGAAGAAAGACTTTGGGTAACCGAACAATCAATTGCTAATTCAGCAGGTAATCTTTGCCTTCATTTAGTTGGTAATCTTAAAACTTATATTGGTGCCGAGCTGGGTGGATTTGCTTACACAAGAAACCGTGATCTTGAATTTTCATTAAAGGGTGTACCAAAGGCAGATTTACTTACAATGGTGGCAGAAACAAGAACCATTGTTGATGAAACATTGCGTAAGCTTCCGGCAAATACATTGCAGGATGAATACCCCATGCTGGTTTTTACCGAAAAAACCTCAACTGAATTTTTTCTTATACATCTTGCTGCACATTTAAGTTATCACCTCGGACAGATTAATTACCACCGGCGCTTACTGGATACACAATAATTTTGCTCAAAGATTTTTATCTTGAGTAAAGAATAACTACCGATGCTAAGTCTTATCAAAACAAATTCTGACAGCAGCGACTTCCGTTCACTGGTTGTATTACTCGATGCCGATCTGCAGGAACGCTACGGTGAACAACAGGCATTCTTTTCGCAATTCAATAAGCTCGATCATATTCATCATGTAATTGTGGCTTATGAAAATAACCAGCCGGTTGGTTGTGGAGCATTTAAAGAATATGAACTGGGAGTTGCAGAAATCAAACGTATGTATGTAAAACCAACACATCGTGGTAAAGGAATTGCCGGTGCTATCTTATCTGATCTTGAGCAATGGGCAAAAGAAGAAGGTTTCAAAAGCTGCATACTTGAAACTGGTTTTAATCAACCGGAAGCGATTAGGGTTTATGAGCGTGAAGGTTATAAACACATTCCCAACTACGGGCAATATGTTGGTGTAGAGATCAGTCTTTGTATGAAAAAGTTTTTAGTTGAATAAGGTTAAAACATGTTAACCCCTGCTATTTTATGTAATAGTGAAACAAAAATTTTAACCATAAATCAAAAAAAATGAAACATCTGATCTTTTTTGTGTTTACTCTTATTCTTTTATCAGCTTGCTCAAATGATTCAGCTAAAACTGATCAAACAGCAACTGATACCGCCATTACAGCTCCTGTTGCAGAAACTAAAGCAGACAATAGTAAGAACGCTCTTGATTGGGCAGGAGTTTACAAAGGAACTGTACCATGTGCAGATTGTGAGGGTATTGAAACAACCATCACGATTGCTAATGATTCAAGCTATGTGCTTTCGCTCAATTACCTTGGTAAAAAAGAAGCAGCGCCAATTGAGAAAAAAGGAACATTTAGCTGGAATGCCGCAGGCAATACCATCACACTTAACGGTATTACTGATGGTGCCAATCAATACCTCGTTGGAGAAAACAGATTGATACAGCTTGATCTGAACGGCGAACGCATTAGCGGCGATCTTGCAAAAAAATACGAGCTGAGCAAACAATAGAAATCGTACAACATGCAACTGTAGCCGTGGGTGTGCAGTCTGTATTTGTATTAATTAATCGCAAATGAACAAACAACAAACCTCTCTTATCTTTTGCCTGGTAATGGATGCAGTGGGCTATGCCACGTATGCAGTTCCTTTTCTTGGTGAGTTTGGTGATTTGATCTGGGCGCCGGTCTCTGCTCTTATTTTCTTCCGCACATTTGGCGGCTTTAAAGGTGCTTTTGGTTCGGCTTTTAACTTTGTTGAAGAGCTCTTACCATGGACTGATTTTGTTCCCAGCTTTACACTCATGTGGGCATGGAATTATTTCGGACGAAAGAAAACCAGTATTGCAATTCAACCAGCCAGATAATAAAAACGTCGCACAAAAAGTGCGACGTTTTTTTTAGTTCTTATTCGTTCCATACCGCCACGGATCATTTGTATCTTTTGAGGGGCGCATGTCTTCATCTTTCTCCTTATCATACACACGCAGGTAAACTGTCCATTCAAAATTCTGATACTCCGCTACAAGATCAATCACCAGTTTGCTGAATTCGCCTGTTACATCATTAATATGAAACTGGTTGCTCCACAAACGCAATTCTTCTGATGGTGCACTGTAAGTACCACTTGCGGTAATACTGTTGTTTGCTCCTTTGCTGAAAAGTGATTTACCCAATATATCATTGTAATAAGCTTTGTATTGCTTTTGCATTTCTTTTGTTTCTTCTGTTACAAGGAGTTTTGCTTCCCAAAGCCAGTTAATTTTTTTATTAGCCGGGTAACCAAGAATTTTTGTTTCAACTGCTCCTTTCAGTTCCACTTTAGAACTGTACTCAATAACGCTTGGGTCTCCCTGGTTCTGTGTACCCTTGATCAATGCAAACTGATTGGGATAATCGTTAATTACTTTTTCTAATTGTGGGCGAATGGTGGAGAGTGTGTTCTTCGTTTGTGCAGATGACAAGAAAGCAATCAGGATAATTGCTGATGATAGCATTAGTTTTTTCGTCATGGATAGAGATTTGATTGCAATATAGTAAAACAAATCTTTCTATCATAGTATACCGGGTATCAGTCTTTTTACTCTTCGCATATAGTCCTTGTATTCATCACCAAAAACATGGATCAGTTTTTTTTCTTCGAGCCACATGCCAATAAAAAGATAAACGATCATCAGGATTAATAAATACCAGTTTTTATAAAATGGAAAAGCAATACAAATGCCGGTAAAAAACAAAAGTGTTCCGCTATACAAAGGATGACGCATGTATTTATGCAGTCCTCTTATCTGTAAAGGCATATATGTCTCTTTGCTTAAGCCAAGAAAAGAAGAAAGCTCGTATTCTCTTGCTGATTGAATCATAATTGCAAGCCCTGCCAGCGTTAAAACCGCTCCCGCTACAATAACAGTTGTTGCGCTTTCATAAAACGGGGGACACACAAAACGAATATGAAACCAAAGCAAACCGAGCAAACCGAACAGATTAAAGAGGTTATAAACAATTCTGTACGCCTGTTTTGAAATGCCGGAAACACTTTGAAACCAATGCTTTACGGGCTCTGCGGCCAGCAAACTGTGCAGAATAAAATATAATGCCCATAATGAAAGCAACCATACCATATTACGAATGTAGTAGGATTATTACACAGAAACCCGTAAAAATAACAGGTGAAAAAACATTGTTTCTACGCTTGCAAACCAACGAAAGCGTTTCTATTTTTATAGCCTTAAATCCAAATGTTATGAAAAAGAACCCTTCCGTACGTAAAAGCTCTTCTGTTCTTCAGTCAATCAAACAGATTGTGCATTTGCTGGTTGAATCTTTCGAATCGCCACAAACAAAACAATTTAAACGTTGGAAAAGTTATGTAGCTGAATAATATGAATGAATTTTACTCTTGAAAGCCATAAACGCTGCGAGTGTATGGCTTTTTTTTATGCGCCTGCTTCCATCAGTATTTACTTTCCTGAAAACAAGATGTATTCTGAAGGAGTATATCCTTTAATAGAAAAGATATAGTTGTTTTGAAAGGAACCTTGTCTTATAAATTCGCCTTTGCGGGTATATACCACAACAGCTCCTCCGTTACCGGGATTCATACTGCCTGCCAATAGTGTCGGCAGAAATTTCATGTAAGCAATCGTTGTTAAATCCAGCATTTGCACCTGGTTAAAATCAACTTCCATTTCATCGATAAAATAGGCCTTTACTTTTTCTTTGCGCCAAAACAAAGCCTGCTCGCCTGTTGATTGGTCGGTACCAAGACTAAGACCCGCCATTCTTGTAATTAAATAATTGATACAGTCTGCATAAGTAAGTATTTCGTCGTTTTCGAGAAAATTGTATTCACGCTCCATAATACTTTCGAAGAGGCCGGAATTGAATTGTTCTTTGTATTTCTCCAGTTTTGTTTTGCGTGTACCTGTTACAATAATCTGTTGTAATTCTTTTCCTTTACCTTCTACCCTTACAGCATTGGCAGGAAGTTTACCAATTAATTTCAACGAATCATATTCAGTAGAAGTAAACAGGTTGGCACCAAAATCAAAAACGTTGGTTGTAACAGAATCGAAGTCTTTTGCTTTCGGAAATAATTCAATCGCAATATCAGGTTTCTGTTTTCGCTTCGTTCCGAGAAAATTAAAAAATACAGTGGCTTTATTTTCAAAAACCAGTTTCGGTAAAACGAAATGCTTATCCTCTTTTACTTCTATTACTTTATTGTAGTTGGATATATCTTTCCCAAACACAAACATTAAAATTGATGAGGAGATTTTATTATTATTGAGGGTTCCTGTAATCTGCCTTAAGCCTGGATAATAAAAAGTGGAGATGGAGATCTTGTTGTTCTGAAAATTTTCAGGTACTGTTAAGAGAAAACTATTGAGTGTATCAATAACGGGGTAATAAAGGGTATCAGTTACATCGGCTTCCATTGCCTTTGCCACTACCATCAGTGTACCTGCTTTTACGAATATTGTTTGTTGAAGTGAAATCCAGATACTGTCTGTATCCGCAACCCGCTCTACACTTACCGTTGCTGATCCTTTATTTTGGGCATAACCACAAAAGATTACCGCAGCAAAGAGAATAACGGACAGGATCAGTTTTTTCATAACAGGTTTATAAAAAACCGCAACAAATAAAATAGTTGCGGTTGTATCTAAGTTTTAGAATTTCATCAGCACTTTATTCATCTCATCTGTTATCTCTTCATTACAAAGATTACCAATGCTTCCTTCGTGTGTATGATGTAATTGTTGCAGATCATATTCAAACTCTCCTTTGTTAATAGCATTACCAACCTGCTGATACGCTTCACGAAAGGGTACCCCTTTATTCACCAAGTCATTCACAGCTTCCACACTAAAAAGATATTTATACTTCTCATCGGTAAGAATATTTTCCTTCACGTTCATATTGCTAAGCATGAGTTGCATCAATTGCAAGCATGCTTTCAATTCTTCGATCGCAGGAAACAGAATTTCTTTTGTTAACTGCATATCACGGTGATAACCGGAAGGGAGATTATTGATGAGTAAGGTCAGTTCATTCGGAATCGATTGAATGCGGTTGCACTTTGCACGGATGAGTTCAAATACATCCGGATTTTTTTTGTGCGGCATAATGCTGCTCCCTGTTGTCAACTCATCGGGGAATGAAAGAAAACCAAAATTTTGGTTCATGTACAAACAGCAATCCATCGCCAGTTTACTGAGTGTGGCTGCAACAGAACTCATACCGATACTTGTTACCTTCTCTGTTTTTCCACGACTCATTTGTGCATACACACTGTTCCAGTTAAGTGTACCGAATTGCAATAATTCAGTTGTACGTTTTCTGCTGAGCGGAAAAGATGAACCATAACCTGCACCACTGCCTAAAGGGTTCTTATTTGCAACCTGGTAAGCTGCGGATAACAATTCCAAGTCATCTACCAAACTTTCTGCATAGGCTCCTAACCATAAACCAACTGATGAAGGCATGGCAATTTGCAAATGTGTATAGCCTGGGAGTAAAGTGTTTTTATGTTGGTCGCCTGTTTTTATCAACAGGTCAAACAGATTTTTTACTTCGTCTTTGATATTGCTGATCTCGGCACGCAGGTATAATTTAATATCGACAGCAACTTGGTCGTTACGACTACGACCACTGTGTATTTTCTTACCGACGTCGCCAATCATTTGTGTAAGCAGGTATTCAACCTGTGAGTGAACATCTTCAATTCCTTCTTCAATAATGAAAGAGCCAAGTTCAATCGTTGCAGCAATTTCTTTCAACCCATTCACAGCAACTTCAGCTTCTTCTTTGCTCATCAACCCAACTTCGCCCAGCATGGTTACATGTGCAATGGAGCCTTGCACATCATACTTCGCCAATAGCAAATCAAATTCTTTATCACGACCAACTGTGAATTGCTCTACCAATGCTGATGTGCTGCTGTTTTCTTTGCTCCAGAGTTTCATGTTAAATGCTTTCGGCGTTTAAAGAATCTTGTTTAACAACTGAATATATAATTCAATCCCACCTTTGATCTCATCTATAAAAATATATTCATCGGCGGTATGACTACGGGCACTATCGCCGGGACCCATCTTCAATGCTGGGAAAGGCATCAAAGCTTTATCGCTGGTGGTTGGCGAACCATAATAACCACGACCCAACTCAATACCAGCTTTCACCAACGGATGATCCATTGGTATAGATGTTGATTTCATTCTTGTGGTACGTGGCTTGAACTGGCTTTTGAGATTTTGTTTCAATTCGCCCAGAATTTCATCGAACGTATAAAGTTCGTTCACCCGCACATCGATCACAAACTTGCATTGCGGTGGTACTACATTGTGTTGTTGGTTTTCTGTACCGATCACTGTAACAGTTAACATTGATTCACCTAACAACGGACTTACTTTATCAAACTTATAATTGCGGATCCATTCAATATCATCAACTGCAATGTACAATGCATTCACACCTTCTTTACGTGCAGCATGTCCGGCTTTGCCTTGTGCAATACAATCGATCACCATCAAACCACGTTCAGCAACAGCCATGTCCATTTTTGTTGGCTCACCAACAATACCAAAGTTGATATTGCCAAGATAAGGTAGCACGAGTTCAATGCCATTCACGCCGCTGATCTCTTCTTCTGCGCTTGCTGCGAACACCACGTTATGTGAAAGATTTTCCTTATCGTAGTAATATAGAAATGTCGCAATTAAGCTCACCAAACAACCACCTGCATCGTTACTGCCAAGGCCGAATAATTTACCGTCTTCAATAATTGGTTCATACGGATCTTTGGTATACTTCGCATTCGGCTTTACGGTATCATGATGTGAGTTGAGTAATACAGATGGTTTTGCTGCATCGTAAAACTTGTTCTTTGCATACACATTGTTGCCTACACGAAAATGTTCAATTCCCTTTTGTGCAAAAAAATGAATAAGGATTTCTGCAGTTTCGTTTTCTTCTTTTGAAAAAGACGGAGTGGCGATCAGCTGCTTTAAAAGTTCAACTGCTTCAGTGTGAAGTTGGCTGATGTCCTGGTTTGCCATAATAATTTTTTTAACTGTTTGTAATGGATGTTCCGCTTTCTCCATTGATCAGATCTTTCAAATGCTCTGCTTTACCAATTACTACTTTTTTTACGCCACTGTTTAACGCAGTAAATGCGTTATCGAGTTTCGGGATCATGCCCGCAAATATTTTTCCTTCTGCTTTTAATTGTTGATAGGATGTTGGATCGATATTGCTGATAACCGTTGCATCATCATTTGCATCGAGCAATACACCTGCCTTTTCAAACGAATAGATCAGGCTTACATCATACACGCTGCTCATTGCTTTCGCTACTTCCTGTGCAATGGTATCTGCATTAGTGTTCAATAATTGACCATTACCATCATGCGTAATAGGCGCAACTACCGGTATAAAACCATGATCCAACAAACTACTCCAGCTTTGTGCATTGATCTTATCCGATTTTACATCGCCCACAAAACCGTAATCAATTGCTTTTACCGGTCGCTTATCGGCAGGAATCAGATTACCATCTGCACCTGTAACACCAATTGCATTACAGTTGAGTGATTGCAATTGTGCAATTATTTTTTTGTTGATGAGACCTGCATATACCATCGTTACTAAATCGATGGTTGCAGCATCAGTAATTCTCCGGCCATCAACATACTTACTTTCGATACCTAATGATTCGCCGATCTTGGTAGCCACTTTACCGCCACCATGCACTAAAATCTTTTTAGCATCTACGCCGGCGAAGCTTTGCAGAAACGATGAAAGATTTGCTTCATCATCTACAATGTTACCACCAATTTTTATTACAATCAGCTTATCCATTTCCTTTTAATATTTCGGCCAAAACAGTTTGTGCTGCCCATACACGATTGCTTGCCTGTTGCGTTACAATACTATTGCTGCTATCGAGCACTTCATCACTTAATTCCACATTCCTGCGAACGGGTAAGCAATGCATCACTTTTGCATTGTTGGTTGTTTTCAGTTTTTCTTCTGTCAACATCCACGCAGGATCATTGCAATAAATGCGACCATAATCGGTGTAAGTGCTCCAGTTTTTCACATACACAAAGTCAGCATCTTTCAATGCTTCATCCTGGTTGTGTGTAATGGTTG is part of the Lacibacter sediminis genome and harbors:
- a CDS encoding copper resistance protein NlpE; protein product: MKHLIFFVFTLILLSACSNDSAKTDQTATDTAITAPVAETKADNSKNALDWAGVYKGTVPCADCEGIETTITIANDSSYVLSLNYLGKKEAAPIEKKGTFSWNAAGNTITLNGITDGANQYLVGENRLIQLDLNGERISGDLAKKYELSKQ
- a CDS encoding GNAT family N-acetyltransferase produces the protein MLSLIKTNSDSSDFRSLVVLLDADLQERYGEQQAFFSQFNKLDHIHHVIVAYENNQPVGCGAFKEYELGVAEIKRMYVKPTHRGKGIAGAILSDLEQWAKEEGFKSCILETGFNQPEAIRVYEREGYKHIPNYGQYVGVEISLCMKKFLVE
- the argH gene encoding argininosuccinate lyase; protein product: MKLWSKENSSTSALVEQFTVGRDKEFDLLLAKYDVQGSIAHVTMLGEVGLMSKEEAEVAVNGLKEIAATIELGSFIIEEGIEDVHSQVEYLLTQMIGDVGKKIHSGRSRNDQVAVDIKLYLRAEISNIKDEVKNLFDLLIKTGDQHKNTLLPGYTHLQIAMPSSVGLWLGAYAESLVDDLELLSAAYQVANKNPLGSGAGYGSSFPLSRKRTTELLQFGTLNWNSVYAQMSRGKTEKVTSIGMSSVAATLSKLAMDCCLYMNQNFGFLSFPDELTTGSSIMPHKKNPDVFELIRAKCNRIQSIPNELTLLINNLPSGYHRDMQLTKEILFPAIEELKACLQLMQLMLSNMNVKENILTDEKYKYLFSVEAVNDLVNKGVPFREAYQQVGNAINKGEFEYDLQQLHHTHEGSIGNLCNEEITDEMNKVLMKF
- a CDS encoding methyltransferase family protein, which codes for MVWLLSLWALYFILHSLLAAEPVKHWFQSVSGISKQAYRIVYNLFNLFGLLGLLWFHIRFVCPPFYESATTVIVAGAVLTLAGLAIMIQSAREYELSSFLGLSKETYMPLQIRGLHKYMRHPLYSGTLLFFTGICIAFPFYKNWYLLILMIVYLFIGMWLEEKKLIHVFGDEYKDYMRRVKRLIPGIL
- a CDS encoding M20 family metallo-hydrolase gives rise to the protein MANQDISQLHTEAVELLKQLIATPSFSKEENETAEILIHFFAQKGIEHFRVGNNVYAKNKFYDAAKPSVLLNSHHDTVKPNAKYTKDPYEPIIEDGKLFGLGSNDAGGCLVSLIATFLYYYDKENLSHNVVFAASAEEEISGVNGIELVLPYLGNINFGIVGEPTKMDMAVAERGLMVIDCIAQGKAGHAARKEGVNALYIAVDDIEWIRNYKFDKVSPLLGESMLTVTVIGTENQQHNVVPPQCKFVIDVRVNELYTFDEILGELKQNLKSQFKPRTTRMKSTSIPMDHPLVKAGIELGRGYYGSPTTSDKALMPFPALKMGPGDSARSHTADEYIFIDEIKGGIELYIQLLNKIL
- a CDS encoding DUF1572 family protein — protein: MLTETLATIFQRDLTKLYSEIEQYKNEERLWVTEQSIANSAGNLCLHLVGNLKTYIGAELGGFAYTRNRDLEFSLKGVPKADLLTMVAETRTIVDETLRKLPANTLQDEYPMLVFTEKTSTEFFLIHLAAHLSYHLGQINYHRRLLDTQ
- the argB gene encoding acetylglutamate kinase, translated to MDKLIVIKIGGNIVDDEANLSSFLQSFAGVDAKKILVHGGGKVATKIGESLGIESKYVDGRRITDAATIDLVTMVYAGLINKKIIAQLQSLNCNAIGVTGADGNLIPADKRPVKAIDYGFVGDVKSDKINAQSWSSLLDHGFIPVVAPITHDGNGQLLNTNADTIAQEVAKAMSSVYDVSLIYSFEKAGVLLDANDDATVISNIDPTSYQQLKAEGKIFAGMIPKLDNAFTALNSGVKKVVIGKAEHLKDLINGESGTSITNS